One segment of Agrococcus sp. ProA11 DNA contains the following:
- a CDS encoding DUF998 domain-containing protein → MLQRPHQVDALLAVLATASLIAGAVVIGGARAAAGRFLYISELGALTMPTAARFQIGFLLVIAGILLVAVVLRDVRTRLPVLRRWAPAGALVAAGGLFLIAAAVPCSLGCPSLLTDGAQWRDWVHIAAAVLGFAAGCLAMLQFATASDRWVARLSIVGGVAVGSIAATGGIISLARGNTDIGSTLEYIAAGIGIVWLLAMAIVHALPQRAAPAPAPRPSEAALATDVRSGAPRLG, encoded by the coding sequence GTGCTCCAGCGCCCCCACCAGGTCGACGCGCTCCTCGCGGTGCTCGCGACCGCATCGCTCATCGCCGGTGCTGTCGTGATCGGCGGCGCCCGAGCAGCGGCGGGGCGCTTCCTCTACATCTCCGAGCTGGGTGCGCTCACGATGCCGACGGCCGCGCGCTTTCAGATCGGCTTCCTCCTCGTGATCGCGGGCATCCTGCTCGTCGCCGTCGTGCTGCGCGACGTCCGCACCCGCCTGCCGGTGCTGCGCCGATGGGCGCCGGCTGGCGCGCTCGTGGCCGCCGGCGGGCTCTTCCTCATCGCGGCCGCCGTGCCCTGCTCCTTGGGCTGCCCGTCGCTGCTCACCGACGGCGCGCAGTGGCGCGACTGGGTGCACATCGCCGCCGCGGTGCTCGGCTTCGCGGCGGGCTGCCTCGCGATGCTGCAGTTCGCCACGGCGAGCGATCGATGGGTGGCCCGCCTCTCCATCGTCGGAGGCGTCGCGGTCGGCAGCATCGCCGCCACCGGCGGCATCATCTCGCTCGCTCGCGGCAACACCGACATCGGCTCGACGCTCGAGTACATCGCGGCGGGCATCGGGATCGTGTGGCTGCTCGCCATGGCCATCGTGCATGCGCTGCCTCAGCGAGCCGCCCCCGCCCCTGCTCCCCGGCCGTCGGAAGCGGCGCTCGCGACCGACGTGCGATCCGGAGCGCCGCGGCTCGGCTAG
- a CDS encoding ABC transporter ATP-binding protein, with the protein MSDAPKPLLEVSGLKVEFTTQDGVVTAVHEANLSIAAGETLAIVGESGSGKSTTAMAVIGLLPGNGRVTAGSIRLDGEQLVGANEAKMRPIRGRRIGLVPQDPMSNLNPVAKIGTQVAETLLAHGLATRKDVTEKVVETLEAAGLPDAAARAKQYPHEFSGGMRQRALIAIGLACRPQLLIADEPTSALDVTVQRTILDQLDTMTRELGTSVLLITHDLGLAAERAKQVVVMHRGRVVEQGPARQILEDPQHPYTKSLVQAAPSVAMARLRPADFATKDRDAAAPTAAAETPRETIVEFENVTKEFPVRGSREPFKAVDDVSLSLPRGTTVSIVGESGSGKTTTARMLLKAFEPTSGTIRFEGKDVFGLSRAEQKEFRQRVQPVFQDPYSSLNPMFTIEKIIEEPLSFYKKGSRSERERRVRELLDQVALPSDMARRYPSELSGGQRQRVAIARALALNPDVIVCDEPVSALDVLVQDQILRLLGDLQRELGLSYLFISHDLAVVRLISDYVAVMQNGKLVEAATSEEIFTNPRDPYTRTLLASIPGNELKIAS; encoded by the coding sequence ATGAGCGACGCACCGAAGCCTCTGCTGGAAGTCTCGGGTCTCAAGGTCGAGTTCACCACGCAGGACGGTGTGGTGACCGCGGTCCACGAGGCCAACCTGTCGATCGCCGCCGGCGAGACGCTGGCGATCGTGGGCGAGTCGGGCTCCGGCAAGTCGACGACCGCGATGGCCGTGATCGGCCTGCTGCCCGGCAACGGCCGCGTGACCGCCGGCAGCATCCGCCTCGACGGCGAACAGCTGGTGGGCGCGAACGAGGCCAAGATGCGACCCATTCGCGGTCGCCGCATCGGATTGGTGCCGCAGGACCCGATGTCGAACCTGAACCCGGTCGCCAAGATCGGCACGCAGGTCGCCGAGACGCTGCTGGCGCACGGACTCGCGACGCGCAAGGACGTGACCGAGAAGGTCGTCGAGACGCTGGAGGCGGCCGGCCTGCCCGACGCGGCAGCGCGGGCGAAGCAGTACCCGCACGAGTTCTCCGGCGGCATGCGGCAGCGCGCGCTGATCGCCATCGGCCTCGCCTGCCGCCCGCAGCTGCTGATCGCCGATGAGCCCACGAGCGCGCTCGACGTCACCGTGCAGCGCACGATCCTCGACCAGCTCGACACGATGACGCGCGAGCTCGGCACCTCGGTGCTGCTCATCACGCATGACCTCGGGCTCGCCGCGGAGCGTGCCAAGCAGGTGGTCGTGATGCATCGCGGGCGCGTCGTCGAGCAGGGTCCGGCACGGCAGATCCTCGAGGACCCGCAGCATCCGTACACGAAGTCGCTCGTCCAGGCGGCGCCGTCGGTCGCGATGGCGCGGCTGCGCCCGGCCGACTTCGCCACGAAGGACAGGGATGCCGCGGCCCCGACCGCGGCCGCCGAGACCCCGCGCGAGACCATCGTCGAGTTCGAGAACGTCACGAAGGAGTTCCCGGTGCGGGGCAGCCGCGAGCCGTTCAAGGCCGTGGACGATGTCTCGCTCTCGCTGCCGCGCGGCACGACCGTGTCGATCGTGGGCGAGTCCGGCTCCGGCAAGACCACCACTGCACGGATGCTGCTGAAGGCCTTCGAGCCCACCAGCGGCACGATCCGCTTCGAGGGCAAGGACGTCTTCGGGCTCTCGCGCGCGGAGCAGAAGGAGTTCCGCCAGCGGGTGCAGCCGGTCTTCCAGGATCCGTACTCGTCGCTCAACCCGATGTTCACGATCGAGAAGATCATCGAGGAGCCGCTGTCGTTCTACAAGAAGGGGTCGCGCTCCGAGCGAGAGCGTCGCGTGCGCGAGCTGCTCGACCAGGTGGCCCTGCCGAGCGACATGGCGCGGCGCTACCCCTCCGAGCTCTCGGGCGGCCAGCGCCAGCGCGTCGCGATCGCCCGAGCACTCGCGCTGAACCCGGACGTCATCGTCTGCGATGAGCCGGTCTCGGCGCTCGACGTGCTCGTGCAGGATCAGATCCTGCGCCTGCTGGGCGATCTGCAGCGTGAGCTCGGCCTCAGCTACCTGTTCATCTCGCACGACCTCGCGGTCGTCCGCCTCATCAGCGACTACGTGGCGGTGATGCAGAACGGCAAGCTCGTGGAGGCCGCGACCTCTGAGGAGATCTTCACGAATCCGCGCGATCCGTACACGCGCACGCTGCTCGCGTCGATCCCCGGCAACGAGCTCAAGATCGCCAGCTGA
- a CDS encoding response regulator transcription factor, whose amino-acid sequence MTDTAQQQLRAQPRLTRQDGSPIRVVVVDDEQSLADLVAMGLKYEGWEVKTAANGQQALQAVREFRPDAVVLDIMLPDIDGLTVLQRLRSAGFDVPVLFLTAKDSLDDRVAGLTAGGDDYVTKPFGLEEVVARLRGLIRRTAAAAEESSVLWVGDLMMDEDSYEVRRGGQQVDLTATEFELLRYLMRNPRRVLSKAQILDRVWSYDFGGRASVVELYISYLRKKIDTLGPPMIHTVRGVGYQLRAAE is encoded by the coding sequence ATGACCGATACCGCTCAGCAGCAGCTGCGTGCCCAGCCCCGCCTCACCCGCCAGGACGGCTCGCCCATCCGCGTCGTCGTCGTCGATGACGAGCAGAGCCTCGCCGACCTGGTCGCCATGGGCCTCAAGTACGAGGGGTGGGAGGTGAAGACCGCCGCCAACGGCCAGCAGGCGCTGCAGGCCGTGCGCGAGTTCCGCCCCGACGCCGTCGTGCTCGACATCATGCTTCCCGACATCGACGGGCTCACCGTGCTGCAGCGCCTGCGCTCGGCCGGCTTCGACGTGCCCGTGCTGTTCCTGACCGCGAAGGACTCGCTCGACGATCGCGTCGCGGGACTCACCGCCGGCGGCGACGACTACGTCACGAAGCCGTTCGGGCTCGAGGAGGTCGTGGCGAGGCTGCGCGGCCTGATCCGCCGCACGGCCGCCGCCGCCGAGGAGTCGAGCGTGCTCTGGGTGGGCGACCTGATGATGGACGAGGACTCCTACGAGGTGCGCCGCGGAGGCCAGCAGGTCGACCTCACCGCGACCGAGTTCGAGCTGCTGCGCTACCTCATGCGCAACCCGCGTCGTGTGCTCTCGAAGGCGCAGATCCTCGACCGCGTGTGGTCCTACGACTTCGGCGGGCGCGCGAGCGTCGTCGAGCTCTACATCTCCTACCTGCGCAAGAAGATCGACACGCTCGGCCCGCCCATGATCCACACGGTTCGCGGCGTCGGCTACCAGCTGCGCGCAGCCGAGTGA
- a CDS encoding NADP-dependent oxidoreductase → MRAVLVRTFGPTDQVEIGEIEAPIKLGTEVIVDVHAAGMNPIDYKTVIGKGAAKAVEPLLPWIPGGDVAGIVAEAPYEAHDVQPGDAVFGAVNHWRTRGGYAEQAVVPSLALAPKPESLSFAEAAAVPCAALTAWDAVVRVAKARAGQRILIHAGAGGVGHFAVQFAKYFGAHVATTVSERNIDFVRGLGADEVVDYRKDRFEDVLQKVDVVVDLVGNVSDDTGSRSLDVLKNGGLYLNVPTGSWPDYAAATAARGMRASSVKVESDGSNLGIIGRLIDAGDVQVEVQRIYPLDQVREAFAALQGGHVRGKLVLSVR, encoded by the coding sequence ATGCGAGCAGTGCTGGTGAGGACATTCGGCCCGACCGACCAGGTGGAGATCGGGGAGATCGAGGCTCCCATCAAGCTCGGCACCGAGGTGATCGTCGACGTCCACGCGGCCGGCATGAACCCGATCGACTACAAGACCGTGATCGGGAAGGGCGCGGCGAAGGCGGTCGAGCCGCTGCTGCCGTGGATCCCCGGCGGCGACGTCGCAGGGATCGTGGCGGAGGCCCCCTACGAGGCGCACGACGTGCAGCCTGGCGACGCCGTCTTCGGCGCGGTCAACCACTGGCGCACGCGCGGTGGCTACGCCGAGCAGGCGGTGGTGCCCAGCCTCGCGCTCGCCCCGAAGCCGGAGTCGCTCTCGTTCGCGGAGGCCGCAGCGGTGCCGTGCGCAGCGCTCACCGCCTGGGACGCCGTGGTGCGCGTCGCGAAGGCGCGGGCGGGGCAGCGCATCCTCATCCACGCCGGCGCGGGAGGCGTCGGGCACTTCGCGGTGCAGTTCGCGAAGTACTTCGGTGCGCACGTCGCCACGACCGTCTCGGAGCGCAACATCGACTTCGTTCGCGGCCTGGGCGCCGATGAGGTCGTCGACTACCGTAAGGATCGCTTCGAGGATGTGCTGCAGAAGGTCGATGTGGTCGTCGACCTGGTCGGGAACGTGAGCGACGACACCGGCTCGCGGTCGCTCGACGTGCTGAAGAACGGCGGGCTCTACCTCAACGTGCCGACCGGCTCGTGGCCGGACTACGCCGCCGCGACCGCCGCGCGCGGCATGCGCGCATCGTCGGTGAAGGTGGAGTCCGACGGCTCGAACCTCGGCATCATCGGTCGCCTCATCGATGCCGGCGACGTGCAGGTGGAGGTGCAGCGGATCTATCCGCTCGACCAGGTGCGGGAGGCATTCGCCGCGCTGCAGGGCGGGCACGTGCGCGGCAAGCTCGTGCTCTCGGTGCGCTGA
- a CDS encoding alpha/beta hydrolase — protein MLLALHGLGSDSSALRDYLAGAVPAGVRVFAPDLRAHGADERLGGPEDFALEAMADDVAGALIRVGDGSPVSIVGVSLGAALATIIARSGRFPLDRVALVRPAFTHESLPPNLAVFPLIGRLLGEHKPQRALAHLRSSGAWRAIAHESLAHARYLETQVTQPGAAARRIRLTEIPRNALAPSIEPRIPAPTVVLASPRDPVHPLHVAQHWADELGARMLVSPARDDGEDAMMRWFQQQLGSFLTGIR, from the coding sequence ATGCTGCTGGCGCTCCACGGGCTCGGCTCCGACTCGAGCGCGCTGCGCGACTACCTCGCCGGGGCGGTGCCGGCCGGGGTGCGGGTCTTCGCCCCTGACCTGCGCGCGCACGGCGCTGACGAGCGGCTCGGCGGACCGGAGGACTTCGCGCTGGAGGCGATGGCCGATGACGTCGCGGGTGCGTTGATCCGGGTCGGCGACGGCTCGCCGGTCTCGATCGTGGGCGTCTCGCTCGGCGCCGCGCTCGCAACCATCATCGCCCGATCGGGTCGATTCCCGCTCGATCGCGTCGCGCTCGTGCGACCCGCGTTCACGCATGAGTCGCTGCCGCCCAACCTCGCGGTCTTCCCGCTCATCGGTCGCCTGCTGGGCGAGCACAAGCCGCAGCGCGCCCTCGCCCACCTGCGATCCTCCGGCGCGTGGCGCGCGATCGCGCACGAGTCGCTCGCGCACGCTCGGTATCTCGAGACCCAGGTCACGCAGCCGGGCGCGGCCGCGCGCCGCATCCGCCTCACCGAGATCCCGCGGAACGCGCTCGCACCATCGATCGAGCCGCGCATCCCGGCCCCGACGGTCGTGCTCGCGAGCCCGCGCGACCCGGTGCATCCGCTGCACGTCGCCCAGCACTGGGCCGACGAGCTGGGTGCGCGGATGCTCGTCTCACCCGCGCGGGACGATGGCGAGGACGCGATGATGCGGTGGTTCCAGCAGCAGCTGGGGAGCTTCCTGACGGGGATCCGCTAG
- the rplA gene encoding 50S ribosomal protein L1, giving the protein MAQKSKAYKAAAAKIDADKSYTAADAVTLARETGSAKTDSTVEVALKLGVDPRKADQMVRGTVSLPHGTGKTARVIVFAQGPAAEAAIAAGADEVGSDELIEKVAAGWTNFDAAVASPELMGKVGRLGKVLGPRGLMPNPKTGTVTPNVAQAVTDIKGGRIEFRVDKHSNVHFIVGKASFTAEQLTDNIQAALEEIVRLKPSSSKGRYVTKATVSTTFGPGIPVDVTTI; this is encoded by the coding sequence ATGGCACAGAAGTCCAAGGCCTACAAGGCCGCAGCGGCGAAGATCGACGCTGACAAGTCCTACACGGCCGCCGACGCCGTCACGCTGGCTCGCGAGACGGGTTCGGCCAAGACCGACTCGACCGTCGAGGTTGCGCTGAAGCTCGGCGTCGACCCCCGCAAGGCTGACCAGATGGTCCGCGGTACCGTTTCTCTTCCTCACGGCACCGGCAAGACCGCTCGCGTCATCGTCTTCGCGCAGGGCCCGGCCGCTGAGGCCGCCATCGCCGCCGGCGCCGACGAGGTCGGCTCCGACGAGCTGATCGAGAAGGTCGCAGCCGGCTGGACCAACTTCGACGCAGCCGTCGCGAGCCCCGAGCTCATGGGCAAGGTCGGTCGTCTCGGCAAGGTGCTCGGCCCGCGCGGCCTGATGCCGAACCCGAAGACGGGCACCGTCACCCCGAACGTCGCGCAGGCCGTGACGGACATCAAGGGCGGCCGCATCGAGTTCCGCGTCGACAAGCACTCGAACGTGCACTTCATCGTCGGCAAGGCCTCGTTCACGGCCGAGCAGCTCACCGACAACATCCAGGCAGCGCTCGAGGAGATCGTGCGCCTCAAGCCGTCGTCGTCGAAGGGCCGCTACGTCACCAAGGCCACGGTCTCGACGACCTTCGGCCCGGGCATCCCGGTGGACGTCACCACCATCTGA
- the rplK gene encoding 50S ribosomal protein L11, whose product MAPKKKVTGLIKLQIQAGAANPAPPVGPALGQHGVNIMEFCKAYNAATENQRGNVIPVEITVYEDRSFDFVLKTPPAAELIKKAAGVKKGSGVPHTTKVGKLTQAQVEEIAQQKMPDLNANDIEGAKKIVAGTARSMGITVEG is encoded by the coding sequence ATGGCACCCAAGAAGAAGGTCACGGGTCTGATCAAGCTGCAGATCCAGGCCGGCGCCGCGAACCCCGCACCGCCCGTCGGTCCGGCGCTCGGTCAGCACGGCGTCAACATCATGGAGTTCTGCAAGGCGTACAACGCTGCGACTGAGAACCAGCGCGGCAACGTCATCCCGGTCGAGATCACTGTCTACGAGGACCGCTCGTTCGACTTCGTGCTCAAGACCCCGCCGGCTGCAGAGCTCATCAAGAAGGCCGCAGGCGTCAAGAAGGGCTCCGGCGTTCCGCACACCACGAAGGTCGGCAAGCTGACGCAGGCGCAGGTCGAGGAGATCGCGCAGCAGAAGATGCCCGACCTCAACGCGAACGACATCGAAGGCGCGAAGAAGATCGTCGCCGGCACCGCTCGTTCCATGGGCATCACCGTCGAGGGCTGA
- a CDS encoding ABC transporter permease, translating to MLRTIGRRLLLLIPTLFGLTVLLFFWVRALPGGPAAALLGERATPEAIERINEAYGFNRPLPEQYLTWLGRLVQGDFGNSIETRRPVLDEFANRFPATLELSVLALILAVGIGIPLGYWAARHHGRLFDHLSVGLSLLGITIPVFFLAFMLKWLFAVQLGWLPTTGRQDRGVDATHVTGFYVLDGFLTGEFDASWNAFIHLLLPALALATIPLAIIVRITRASVLEVVNADYVRTGRAKGVSQPLIRNRFVLRNAMLPVVTTIGLQAGLLISGAVLTETVFAFPGIGAFLANAIFARDFPVLQGFVLFIAIAYALINLLVDISYSFIDPRVRIQ from the coding sequence GTGCTGCGAACCATCGGCAGACGCCTGCTGCTGCTGATCCCTACCCTGTTCGGTCTGACCGTCCTGCTGTTCTTCTGGGTGCGGGCACTGCCGGGCGGGCCCGCAGCCGCCCTGCTCGGTGAGCGCGCGACGCCCGAGGCGATCGAGCGGATCAACGAGGCCTACGGCTTCAACCGACCGCTGCCTGAGCAGTACCTCACCTGGCTCGGCCGACTCGTGCAGGGCGACTTCGGCAACTCCATCGAGACGCGTCGGCCGGTGCTCGACGAGTTCGCGAACCGCTTCCCCGCCACCCTCGAGCTGTCGGTGCTCGCGCTCATCCTCGCGGTCGGCATCGGCATCCCGCTCGGCTACTGGGCGGCGCGCCACCACGGCCGTCTCTTCGACCACCTCTCCGTCGGCCTGAGCCTGCTCGGCATCACCATCCCGGTCTTCTTCCTCGCATTCATGCTCAAGTGGCTGTTCGCGGTGCAGCTCGGCTGGCTCCCGACCACCGGCCGTCAGGATCGGGGCGTCGATGCCACGCATGTGACCGGCTTCTACGTGCTCGACGGCTTCCTGACCGGAGAGTTCGACGCCAGCTGGAACGCCTTCATCCACCTGCTGCTGCCCGCGCTCGCGCTCGCCACCATCCCGCTCGCGATCATCGTGCGCATCACCCGCGCCTCCGTGCTCGAGGTAGTGAACGCCGACTACGTGCGCACCGGGCGCGCGAAGGGCGTCTCGCAGCCGCTCATCCGCAATCGCTTCGTGCTGCGGAACGCGATGCTGCCGGTGGTCACCACCATCGGCCTGCAGGCGGGCCTGCTCATCTCGGGGGCGGTGCTGACCGAGACGGTGTTCGCCTTCCCGGGGATCGGCGCGTTCCTCGCGAATGCGATCTTCGCGCGCGACTTCCCCGTGCTGCAGGGCTTCGTGCTGTTCATCGCCATCGCCTACGCGCTCATCAACCTGCTCGTCGACATCTCCTACAGCTTCATCGACCCGAGAGTGAGGATCCAGTGA
- a CDS encoding YqaJ viral recombinase family protein, with protein MDLQLDIFGDLAETCEPAAASETLLVAAPAPAPAAAAVASSTAPRVVISGHVQRIVARSSDRIAWLRARSQGVTATDAAKLSSMRSIENVARDKFSLRGFTGNAFTEHGRAREPHIANWVHDHFSLSPSDALFHSVPDRRHLATPDCISDDGTVLAEIKTTCKPFDRIPKSYLRQIWWQQYVLGAERTLFVWEEHFEFVPVGRPKHQWVERDEDEIAALVNRADLLLELLRR; from the coding sequence ATGGACCTGCAGCTCGACATCTTCGGCGATCTCGCCGAGACGTGCGAGCCGGCAGCCGCGAGCGAGACGCTGCTCGTCGCCGCTCCCGCGCCCGCCCCGGCGGCTGCGGCGGTCGCGTCCTCGACCGCTCCCCGCGTCGTCATCTCCGGCCACGTGCAGCGCATCGTCGCGCGGTCGAGCGACCGCATCGCCTGGCTGCGCGCCCGGTCGCAGGGCGTGACGGCGACCGACGCCGCGAAGCTCAGCTCGATGCGGTCGATCGAGAACGTCGCGCGCGACAAGTTCAGCCTGCGCGGCTTCACCGGCAACGCGTTCACCGAGCACGGCCGCGCGCGCGAGCCGCACATCGCGAACTGGGTGCACGATCACTTCTCCCTCTCGCCGTCCGACGCGCTCTTCCACTCGGTGCCGGATCGCCGTCATCTCGCCACGCCCGACTGCATCAGCGACGACGGCACGGTGCTCGCCGAGATCAAGACCACCTGCAAGCCCTTCGACCGCATCCCGAAGTCCTACCTGCGCCAGATCTGGTGGCAGCAGTACGTGCTGGGCGCCGAGCGCACGCTCTTCGTCTGGGAGGAGCACTTCGAGTTCGTGCCGGTCGGCCGACCCAAGCACCAGTGGGTGGAGCGCGACGAGGATGAGATCGCCGCGCTCGTCAACCGCGCCGACCTGCTGCTCGAGCTCCTGCGCCGCTGA
- a CDS encoding ABC transporter substrate-binding protein: MTLVLTGCVQSQRDDDSDGGGSATDSDVNSTFIFAGSSDPSGLDPAFANDGESFRISRNIFEGLIGVTPGTADPEPLLAEDWTTSDDGLSTTFNLKSDVLFHDGTEFNAEAVCTNFERWYNWTGIAATESLSYYYGSLFGGFAGDENALYESCSADDELTATVNLTRPFSGFIPALSLPSFAMQSPTAMEEYGADDVGGSAEAPEYSEYAEAHPTGTGPFVFDSWNPGSEVVLQAFPDYWGEQGQVQEIIFRVIDDPTARRQALEAGDVDGYDLVAPSDTAALEEAGFNVMQRDPFTILYLAFNQQVEELQDPLVREAIAHAIDRDALVTQVLPEGTEPATQFIPPVVNGYNEDVTIYEYDPARAEELLAEAGYEDGLELMFNYPVNISRPYMPNPEEIFVALSGQLEQVGITVTPVADEWVDYLDKIQGTDDHGIHLLGWTGDYNDTDNFVGVFFGKQGNEWGFDNPELFQALEEARQIPDLDEAGARYQEINEQIAQFQPGVPLAHPAPSLAFNPRVTSYPASPVNDEVYNMIELSE; this comes from the coding sequence ATGACGCTCGTGCTCACCGGCTGCGTGCAGAGCCAGCGCGACGACGACAGCGACGGCGGCGGCAGCGCCACTGACAGCGACGTCAACTCCACCTTCATCTTCGCCGGCTCGTCGGACCCCTCGGGGCTGGACCCGGCCTTCGCCAACGACGGCGAGTCGTTCCGCATCTCGCGCAACATCTTCGAGGGCCTCATCGGCGTCACGCCCGGCACGGCCGACCCCGAGCCGCTGCTCGCCGAGGACTGGACGACGTCGGATGACGGCCTGTCGACGACCTTCAACCTGAAGTCCGACGTGCTGTTCCACGACGGCACCGAGTTCAACGCCGAGGCTGTCTGCACGAACTTCGAGCGCTGGTACAACTGGACCGGCATCGCCGCGACCGAGAGCCTCTCCTACTACTACGGCTCGCTCTTCGGCGGGTTCGCCGGTGACGAGAACGCGCTCTACGAGTCGTGCTCCGCCGACGACGAGCTCACGGCGACCGTGAACCTCACGCGCCCCTTCTCCGGCTTCATCCCCGCGCTGTCGCTGCCGTCGTTCGCGATGCAGAGCCCCACGGCCATGGAGGAGTACGGCGCCGACGACGTCGGCGGCTCGGCAGAGGCGCCGGAGTACAGCGAGTACGCCGAGGCGCACCCGACCGGCACGGGCCCGTTCGTGTTCGACTCCTGGAACCCCGGTTCCGAGGTCGTGCTGCAGGCGTTCCCCGACTACTGGGGCGAGCAGGGTCAGGTGCAGGAGATCATCTTCCGCGTGATCGACGACCCGACGGCACGCCGACAGGCGCTCGAGGCAGGTGACGTGGACGGCTACGACCTGGTCGCGCCCTCCGACACCGCCGCGCTCGAGGAGGCCGGCTTCAACGTCATGCAGCGTGACCCGTTCACGATCCTCTACCTCGCCTTCAACCAGCAGGTCGAGGAGCTGCAGGACCCGCTCGTGCGCGAGGCGATCGCCCACGCGATCGACCGCGATGCACTGGTCACGCAGGTGCTCCCGGAGGGCACCGAGCCGGCGACGCAGTTCATCCCGCCGGTCGTGAACGGCTACAACGAGGACGTGACGATCTACGAGTACGACCCGGCGCGCGCCGAGGAGCTGCTCGCAGAGGCGGGCTACGAGGACGGCCTCGAGCTCATGTTCAACTACCCGGTGAACATCTCGCGCCCCTACATGCCGAACCCGGAGGAGATCTTCGTGGCGCTGTCGGGCCAGCTCGAGCAGGTCGGCATCACGGTCACCCCCGTCGCCGATGAGTGGGTCGACTACCTCGACAAGATCCAGGGCACCGACGATCACGGCATCCACCTGCTCGGCTGGACGGGCGACTACAACGACACCGACAACTTCGTCGGCGTCTTCTTCGGCAAGCAGGGCAACGAGTGGGGCTTCGACAACCCCGAGCTGTTCCAGGCGCTCGAAGAGGCACGGCAGATCCCCGACCTCGACGAGGCCGGTGCCCGCTACCAGGAGATCAACGAGCAGATCGCGCAGTTCCAGCCCGGCGTGCCGCTCGCGCACCCGGCGCCGTCGCTGGCGTTCAACCCGCGCGTGACCTCCTACCCCGCAAGCCCCGTCAACGACGAGGTGTACAACATGATCGAGCTGAGCGAGTAG
- a CDS encoding ABC transporter permease yields MSAADVLPPASEPNADAGAPRRSGSFWGDVLRRVRRNPAAWVGAVIVLLFILVSILAPLLAPYPELATPGREYLRPTSLPGIGDVPDFPLGIDRFGGDVLSKLIWGAQASLIIGVVSTFFGLLGGMVLGALAGAFGGWVDSVIMRLVDILLSVPHLLLAVSIAAVLGRTPLAIMIAIGVAQVPIFARLLRSSMLGQRGADYVLAARTLGLGTGRITMTHLLPNSVGPVIVQATLTLATAVIDAAALSFLGLGGGRPETAEWGRMLTYAQNELAIAPSLAFLPGICIMITALGFTLLGESLREAMDPRTRKR; encoded by the coding sequence GTGAGCGCCGCAGACGTCCTCCCGCCGGCATCCGAGCCCAATGCCGATGCGGGCGCACCGCGCCGCAGCGGCAGCTTCTGGGGCGACGTGTTGCGGCGCGTGCGCCGCAACCCCGCGGCCTGGGTCGGCGCCGTCATCGTGCTGCTGTTCATCCTCGTCTCGATCCTCGCGCCGCTGCTCGCGCCCTATCCGGAGCTCGCGACGCCCGGCCGCGAGTACCTGCGGCCGACCTCGCTGCCCGGCATCGGGGACGTCCCGGACTTCCCGCTCGGCATCGACCGCTTCGGCGGCGACGTGCTGTCGAAGCTGATCTGGGGCGCGCAGGCATCGCTCATCATCGGCGTGGTCTCGACGTTCTTCGGGCTGCTCGGCGGCATGGTGCTCGGCGCCCTCGCCGGCGCCTTCGGCGGCTGGGTCGACAGCGTCATCATGCGACTGGTCGACATCCTGCTCTCGGTGCCGCACCTGCTGCTCGCCGTCTCGATCGCCGCGGTCCTCGGTCGCACGCCACTCGCGATCATGATCGCCATCGGCGTCGCGCAGGTGCCGATCTTCGCCCGCCTGCTGCGGTCGTCGATGCTCGGCCAGCGAGGCGCCGACTACGTGCTCGCCGCGCGCACGCTCGGGCTCGGCACCGGTCGCATCACGATGACGCACCTGCTGCCCAACTCGGTCGGACCGGTGATCGTCCAGGCAACCCTCACGCTCGCGACCGCCGTCATCGACGCCGCAGCGCTCTCGTTCCTCGGCCTCGGCGGCGGGCGGCCGGAGACGGCGGAGTGGGGCCGGATGCTCACCTACGCGCAGAACGAGCTGGCGATCGCGCCCTCGCTCGCGTTCCTGCCCGGTATCTGCATCATGATCACCGCGCTCGGCTTCACCCTGCTGGGGGAGTCGCTGCGCGAGGCGATGGACCCGCGCACCCGCAAGCGCTAG